GGTCATGCCCAGTTCTATTAGTGTGGCTACTATTCTTCCTGTTTGTGCTCGTTCGGGGAATATGAATGCTGGAAAGAGTGTGCACTCTTATGTGATCAAATCTGGTTTTGAAGGGGATACCCTTGCTGGAAATGCTCTTTTGTCGATGTATGCAAAGTGTGGGCTGGTGTCTCGGGATGCATATGCTGTCTTTGATGACATTATTGACAAAGATGTTGTTTCGTGGAATGCGATGATCGCAGGCCTTGCTGAGAATGGTTTGTTAGAAGATGCATTTTCATTGTTCAGCTTGATGGTGAAAGGATCTACACGACCAAATTATGCAACTATTGCAAATATTCTGCCTGTTTGTGCCTCATTTGATGAGAACGTTGCCTACAATTTCGGAAGGCAAATCCACTCTTGTGTGTTGCAGTGGCCTGAATTGTCAGCTAATGTTTCTGTTTGTAATGCTTTGGTTAGCTTCTACTTAAAACTTGGACGGGTGAAAGAAGCAGAGTCTTTGTTTTGGGGAATGGATGCAAGGGATTCGATCTCTTGGAATGCTATTATAGCGGGATACACATCAAATGGTAAATGGTTAAAGGCATTGCATCTGTTTGGTAATTTAGTATCTCTAGAGACTCTATTGCCTGATTCTGTGACCGTGATCAGTATACTTCCAGCTTGCGCACAATTGGAAAACTTGCAGGCAGGAAAACAAATCCATGCATATGTCATCAGAAATTCTTTCCTTTTTGAAGATTCTTCTGTTGGAAATGCTTTAGTTAGTTTCTATGCAAAATGTGGCTATATAGAGGAAGCTTATCAAACATTTTCTATGATATTCCGTAAAGATTTGATTTCATGGAATTCAATTTTGGATGCCTTTGGAGAGAAAATGCATCTGTCAAGTTTTCTCAGCTTGTTACATTTGATGCTTAGGCTGGGAATTAGACCTGACTCAGTTACAATATTGACCATAATTCGTTTTTGTGCTTCTCTTATGAGAATAGAAAAGGTTAAAGAAATACACAACTATTCAATTAAGGCTGGATATTTATTAAGTGATACTGCACCAAGAATTGGGAATGCAATACTTGATGCATATTCCAAATGTGGCAATATGGAGTATGCAAACAAAATGTTTCAGAGTCTATCAGAAAAAAGGAATCTGGTCACATGCAATTCATTGATATCAGGCTATGTGGGTCTAGGATCACATCATGATGCAAATATGGTATTTAGTGGAATGTCAGAGGCAGACCTTACCACGTGGAATCTTATGGTTCGTGTATACGCTGAAAATGAATGTCCTGAGCAAGCTCTCAGATTGTTCAGTGAGTTACAAGCTCAAGGGATGAAGCCTGATGCTATGACTATCATGAGCCTCCTTCCTGTATGCACACAAATGGCATCAGTCCACTTGCTAAGCCAGTGTCATGGGTATATTATTCGGTCTTGTTTCGAGGATCTTCATCTGAAAGGAGCCCTCTTAGATGCATATGCCAAATGTGGTATCATAGCTTCTGCATATAAGACATTTCAATCAAGTGCTGAGAAGGATCTGGTTATGTTCACTGCTATGATTGGTGGGTATGCTATGCATGGAATGAGTGAAGAAGCACTCAAGACTTTTTCTCATATGCTCAAATCAGGAATCAAGCCAGATCATGTTATCTTCACTTCTGTATTATCTGCTTGCAGTCACGCTGGCCGCGTAGACGAAGGACTGCAGATATTTTATTCAATAGAGAAAATCCATGGTATGAAACCAACAATGGAACAGTATGCTTGCGTGGTGGATCTCCTAGCTCGAGGTGGCCGCATTAATGAAGCATATTCTCTTGTGACCCGGATGCCAATGGAAGCTAATGCAAATATTTGGGGGGCATTGCTTGGTGCCTGCAAAACCCATCATGAAGTAGAATTGGGACGCGTTGTAGCAGACCAACTCTTCAAACTCGAAGCTAATGATATTGGAAACTACATTGTATTGTCAAATTTGTACGCAGCAGATGCTAGATGGGATGGGGTAATGGaggtgaggaagatgatgaggaACAAAGATTTGAAAAAACCAGCCGGATGCAGCTGGATTGAAGTTGAGAAGACAAATAACATTTTTGTGGCTGGAGACTGTTCTCACCCACAAAGAAGCATTATTTACAGGACACTGTACACATTGGATCAACAAGTTAAAGAACCTATGGAGTTTTAACTTCATATTGGATAAGCATTTGGGTATCCATGGTGAATCGCAAGAGAAATCATGCAGACGCACTTGTTGATCCAACCCAAGATTTTTGTCACTTTAAGTAGGAAGAGGAATACTTGTATAGATTATGCCTTTATAAATTGAGTtcacaacaattttttttttgaacgtaaatTGAGTTGACAACATTAATCAAATATAAATAGATTAATTATGATGTGGTGCAAAAATTTATAtgattatctatctatctatctatctataaactatataaagggagagtttttgcagcTTTGAGGGCAAATTTGGAAATCAATAACTCATTGCACTACACTGAAAATTTTGCCATGGGTATTTGagtaaaaatgaaatttaattttaacaGATTGAATCACAGCCGTCTGTTCCTTTCAATCTCGCTGCGGTTTCATTCCTCTTTGCATTCCATACGCATTTCTCTTTGCATTCCATACGTTTTGTTGTTTCATTCCTCTTTGCATATAAATGTGGCTCTGGAAAGCCTACCTTCTGGTGAGAACGATGAGGCCGCTCAGATTAGGTCGCTCTTCGGTTAAAACCCCCATTTGTTGTTCCTCACGCCGCGGTCACAGAGGTGGGGGATGGGATCGAGACCTCTTCATCTCCTCCCTGTCGCCACCCCAACAGCAGCTTCGGATCGAGACCTCTTCTCCCTCAACATGGTTTTCATTAGTTTCTTATTTCATCACCAAAGGATTTATGAGGTGTTTTTGCGGTTCAGACATTTTAACTTTGAAATTGTTTTTCGGTGATTGCTTAGTGttaattcttatttggttttcaTTTTGCAGTTATCATCAGAGTCATCTTCTGCACAGCCATCACAGATTCTAGCTCCAATTTTAATGCCCACCTGCTTTATTCAGTTGGTACGACAACAAGAAAGTTAAGGTAAAGAGCATGTAATATAATTCTTCACGTAATTGAAATGGTTGAAAAATAGATATCTTAATTAGATGGTGTTCTCTAAATGAGTTCAATTTTGGAATGGTTATCTAAAAAAGCTATATATATGCTTTTGCGTTATACATGCATTAAGCGTGTTCTATAATGATTGGCTTCAAGTTAAATTAAGACTTAGTCTGTATGAATATTTGCTATCATGAttctttattttgttatttatttctcaaatttcATCCTACCAATTACCAAACATGCTTACATACTTATGTTTGGCAACAGTTACATAGAATGCTTCACATCAtactttttcatatttttttccgTTTCAGATTAGTTTCAAGTCAAAATCAGGCTATGTAACAGAACCAACTCCTGCAGCATGTTACTTGACGAGAAATCGCCACAATTGATCTTGACACTGTATGGAGGGAAAATGAGCGTGATTTGGAAAAGTGAAATAACTGCCATTGAAGGACAAGAACATGTAGAGGGGATTGCAGTGCCTGGATTGGGACTGGGTTCATGTTCTTGGTGAAGGCTACTATGAAGTTGAAGCCAAACGTCATAAGAGGGTCCGCGAGGTGAAGtttcttcttttcatcttcttATTCATCAAAGTATGTGGGgaattgttttcatttttttgtccTGATTCATCCTTGCCCTCACTATGTAATTTTTGCATTTTGAGGTTGGTTTCTTTTTTattggaaagaattatgatgaaACATTGGGAACCAACCCTTCCATCTTTGCATGAGAAGGCTTTTACCAGAAGAAACAAAACATTGTATTGATTGGAAATGAAAAGAGATGGATGAAAACCAATTCCCCACTTTCagttaatttattattaatttttaaatattagcaTTAGGATTTTCTCTAGAGTGAAACATGTTGTCACAAGCCTCCTCATTCTCACTGCTGAATGTCATCTATTAATTATTGAAATTGAAACCCGTATTGATGTTCGTATTATGTTCAGTGACTTAGAGATGATGACGACGTTTATCAAGAGCATGATTTAGAGTTCGAATTTGGATTTGGCAACATTATAGTGGTCAAAAGCGGTGCTTCTCAAATTGTCTAGACCATGCTGATGTGATATTTatcttttcttccttctttatGTGGCACTTTATGCATGTTGGACATTGCTCAAAGTGATTAATTTTAAGGCTACATACTGATTTTTATGTAATACTTTTGTTGTCTAATTATGACTAGAAGCATGGATGTGTCAAACAAGAAAGATATATGCACTTGACATGTGCAAGCCTTTGAAGGTCGGATATAGATCTGATGCTTTTTATTGTCATTACGTagttttctttccattttcctCTTTAATTATGTTGGTTGACAAGCACATGTCTTGCCTAACGCTAGCAGAGCTTTCTAAATTGGCATATACCTTGATGTGGTGATTTgcctttttttcttctctatttggCACTTTACTCCTCACCTTTGCTCGAAGTGACTATTTTTAAGGCTACATAatgatttttctcaccttttcATTCTTTGTTCTCCTTGCTTTTTCACTACTTTGTTCTTACACAATGTGTTGTTTTGTCGACTGTGTTCTGCTAGGAATTCAGTCGCATAAGCTTTGTTCTTCTGCTCTGCCGTTTCTCAATTTCATCTATCTGGAGCCTTTTGTTTTTTGGTGAGTAGAAAGACTTCTTTCCTTCTTTGGTCTACATAATCTATGAATCATTGATACATGCGTTTCCTTCATGTATTCATATTCATATAGGATACAAGTTTTGTTCAGGGATGTTAAGTACTTCCTTACGATACATGTAGTCatatttccttcttttttttccaTTGGAAAATTGTAGTCATATTTCCTTCATGTTAATTAGTCCTATTATTTCAACACACTTAAAAGTCTTATTTAGTGTATAGAGGATAATAAACTGAGCTATGCTATATAATTAAATGTAGTCTCAAAAAGATTCCTATAGGTTTATGTCACTACCCAATTATTGTCCTGAAAGCTCATGTATGTGGCCAGTGTAAATTTGAGGCTCATAAATACATATATCTTAAAGAATTAAGAAAATCAGCTTTGTTACTCTTCTTCCGTTAAAAATAGTCTTGATATTTAATCATTTTTCAGCTTCTGCTTTTAGCACTATTAAATCACTTAAACGGGAGTTACTATTAGTAATAAAGtcacttttaattaaaaaatttaaggttTGACAGTTATAGAAATGAATAGTCATGAGTTATTATGCATTAAGGAGCATTAAGTGTGTTTAAGGGTCATCATTATTTGTTAGCTAACCACTAAGCATTAGTTTTATGtctatttagtatttttaattgAGGTGTTATGTATTGGTTATAAATTACTCTTTAATAAATTGAGTATTATGTCATGTAGCATGTGCAAATTGAGGAAGTGATAAAATTTCTTTCTTAGATTAAATGATGATTCATAAGGGAACATGGAGAACTTCATTTTTGTCTATGTGGCTGTTGTTCTAATGTTCCACTCTACTTAGCACCAAATAGTTTGGATAGGCTGCTATAAATGTTGATAGAAGAATGAGACTTTAAACACTTCTCACCCAGGTTGGAAGTAGAAgaaagtgtttattgttttgatAACTACAATCTGTTTTGTGAGCTATTGacgaaaagaaacaaaagaccTCTGCCATGTAATCTGCATTCTCTTATAATACGGCCATTAGACCCCTTATATAGACTAAACAAATATGTTACTAAGGATTAGTCTTACCACAACTTTCTAAATAAAAATTTGagccaatttttttataatttgtttCTGAAAGTACCTCATTTGATAGATGAACAGTTTTAGTATTCAAGCTAAAGAAGTCCAACATGTTCTGATATTAGAATATTAGAAGTAAGGTTGATTCTATTAAAGCGTAACTCTTTTCAGGTTGTGATTACTGTTTTTTCTTGGTAACCTAAAGTTACTAATTGGCCTTTAGATGGCGTAGCTATGGATGATATAATTTGTGAAAGCTCGAGACATGCTAATGGCCATGCTAATATTGATCCTGGAATGGCTTATCAGTCTACTGGATTTTTCTGGAAATATAAGTAGCAATTCAAATATGCCTCCTATTGATGATAACTTGGATAAGCATCAACAATTATCATTTTCGTGTTATTTTGCTTCTTATCAAATTTTTGTTGTCATCTTTCTTTTAAGAATTATACTGAATCATGTGCACATTTGGATTGCCTTCGGAATGAGCATATGCAAGCTTCCCAGATAAATCAATAGGGTACTCCTCCATTTTTCAAGGAGCTGCGAACTCAAGTACTGCTATGTCTTCACCTGTTCTTTAGCTCCAAGGTCATATTCTGAATTTCAATATTagcaaatttgttttttttttctcccttgAATTTTAATCGTTGTTCTGATGTCGTCTGAGGTAGCAGATCGGAGAGACTTGCGGGTCATGCATGTGATTTTAATACAAAACATGCTTTGTACTAAAAGATGTTTGATACTTGAATATTATATATTAGAAattgtagttcttttgattggctgcattttgctcaaaacatgatgggcaaccatatgttccaacatctggagcaacatggtggaaTTACATATGTTGCTTGTTCAGTTGTTAAAGTCAAGCTTGTTGTGAGGTTGCTAACTGTATGGTGATTCAGAAGTTTTTATcctatgctgtgcgttttatcttctgaaggcgtgtttgttttaatcttggctgaagtaacaagattaaTATCGTATGgaccaagtctatctcaaattctgttttacttggttctgttattttattctggtaagatttgattccatgaagattctttccagaagtgtgttagtggactctatgacgttcagcccattgaagatccaagccccaagtgaacgtctatataaaagGAACTTGTAAACCCTAGCTGTGCACGGATTCAGAGATTCAGatattgattttagggttttgtttgtgagtcctcttgtgagtgttgtaccaacttagtgctttagttcatcaaagtactgagttgaatttgtttagttgagttgtaatctcatcaaactgtttttgataaacatgtcttgatcactgtggcagtgattgttaggagttagagaaagttttctcatagcttagaggagaagggctaagcttgattcacttgtgtaatagtggtgaacatataagaggctctatactaagggggagtacttaggtataggagggacttttatgtgacctgagaactattatttgatagtgaattgactcctggattggtatcctccagacgtaggtgatgttcaccgaactgggttaacaactccttgtgttttaactgtttgtttattattgatactctgattgtgttttgttgtgctacacattgttgcaacattgtgtatcacatctgtcctaggtgaatacgaatttcagaaatgtttcattttttttagattTAGCCTTTTTCAAGTCTCATCTTGATATTTACATATTCTTTCAACTTTCTCTTATATGTAGAGGGTGAGTTATTAATTGACCGAGGCATCCAGGAATAAAAAAACTACTTTGGCAATGACATATATTCATCATTATATTAATCATGATTCCTTATCCTATTTTTTCATGTTGTGGTTGAATgtaaggtggaaaaaaaaaaggattagtGTGAGGGAGATTAAAGCTTGCGTCATTTGTGATTAACTTTAAAATTTCCATCAATTGACCCTAAAACCTTTTCGTTGGTAGAAAAAGAGCATAGCGTCAAGTGATGTTGGGTGATTATGTGTATTTGGTTTCTCTAAAATAAGTTCTAAATCATTAATAAGAAAATTTGGAGTTGGTAATTTACGTATGTGATTGATGAATTGTGAATTAATTGGAGTTTATATTTAGTTCTATAATTATTCATGACCGAAGAAGTAGACTATAACTAAGTTGAAGAGAACCCCATCGAAACAAGAAGCAAACTTCTATGCATCGTTTGTGTAAACTTTCTTTATAAAAACTTTCAATTGATAAATGCAAATCACTTTATTTTCTATAATTATTACTTGAGAATGTGGTACTTTTTTTTCCTTCGCTTGAGTTTTTTCCAATGGGTTGTCCCAactaaggttttaatgaggcttatTCTTGAGTGTACCTTGCCTAGGTGTTTGGTCCTATTTTCATGAGAGCGTTGTGCTCATGTGATTTTCTTATGGATTAATAGTAAtatcttttttctttaaaaaaatattaaacaaaaaGGTACTTTTATTTagatattaaaatataattaattttgaattgtgAATATGAAGGAAGATTAACCAGGAAATACTTACCCACTTAATGCAATCTCTGAGCCTTGAGAGATTAATCTTATG
This is a stretch of genomic DNA from Lotus japonicus ecotype B-129 chromosome 1, LjGifu_v1.2. It encodes these proteins:
- the LOC130715643 gene encoding putative pentatricopeptide repeat-containing protein At5g08490, translating into MLQRDIKTWGSIIRSLCIDARHGEALSLFHHCLKGNAAFKPDHLVIAATLKSCSALLAANLGRTLHSYVVKQGHVSCQVTNKALLNMYAKCGMLGDCQRLFDQLGHCDPVVWNIVLSGFSGSNNRDADVMRVFREMHSSGVVMPSSISVATILPVCARSGNMNAGKSVHSYVIKSGFEGDTLAGNALLSMYAKCGLVSRDAYAVFDDIIDKDVVSWNAMIAGLAENGLLEDAFSLFSLMVKGSTRPNYATIANILPVCASFDENVAYNFGRQIHSCVLQWPELSANVSVCNALVSFYLKLGRVKEAESLFWGMDARDSISWNAIIAGYTSNGKWLKALHLFGNLVSLETLLPDSVTVISILPACAQLENLQAGKQIHAYVIRNSFLFEDSSVGNALVSFYAKCGYIEEAYQTFSMIFRKDLISWNSILDAFGEKMHLSSFLSLLHLMLRLGIRPDSVTILTIIRFCASLMRIEKVKEIHNYSIKAGYLLSDTAPRIGNAILDAYSKCGNMEYANKMFQSLSEKRNLVTCNSLISGYVGLGSHHDANMVFSGMSEADLTTWNLMVRVYAENECPEQALRLFSELQAQGMKPDAMTIMSLLPVCTQMASVHLLSQCHGYIIRSCFEDLHLKGALLDAYAKCGIIASAYKTFQSSAEKDLVMFTAMIGGYAMHGMSEEALKTFSHMLKSGIKPDHVIFTSVLSACSHAGRVDEGLQIFYSIEKIHGMKPTMEQYACVVDLLARGGRINEAYSLVTRMPMEANANIWGALLGACKTHHEVELGRVVADQLFKLEANDIGNYIVLSNLYAADARWDGVMEVRKMMRNKDLKKPAGCSWIEVEKTNNIFVAGDCSHPQRSIIYRTLYTLDQQVKEPMEF